The Nostoc sp. NIES-3756 DNA window ATGGTTAATAAACCTAACCATAACTATAGATTATGTTGTGTGTCAGAATGTAAAAATTAACAAAAAGCAAAAAGTACAACTTTTGCGAACATTGATTCAGTTCTATTTAGATGGGATTCACGGCGGCGATCGCATTGCCGCCGCACTATGAGCGCAGCGAAATCTGCTCTAGTAAAATTAGGTCGCCTACATATCTTCTAACTCAATACCTTTGGTTTCTCTAATAAAAAAGAGAACGAAAAAGAGTGAGACAGCCGCCGCTATTGTATACATTCCGTAGGCAGCACCTAAGCCGAAATATTGCAAAATTGGGGGAAATGTTGTGGAAACAAGAAAATTTGCTACCCATTGCATAGCCGCAGCAACAGAAAGTGCGGCGGCGCGAATCTTGTTATTAAACATTTCTCCTAAAAGTACCCAAGTGACTGGCCCCCAGGAGAAACCAAAGCAAAATACATAAAGGTTGGCGGCAATCAGAGCTACAATCCCTGCATTTCCGGTCAGAGTAGGATTACCAGCAGCATCTAAAAGAAGCCCTGCTAAACATAGAAGCCATCGTTCCCAAGGTCAACGTCATTCCTATTGACCCCAGAATTAACAGAGGTTTGCGTCCAAATTTATCGACAAAGGCGATCGCAATCAGTGTAGTCAGAATATTTACACCGCCTGTTATCACTGTAATGGTCAAGGAATCTTTTTCTGAAAAGCCAACTGCCCGCCATAAAACGCTGCTGTAATAAAAGATGACGTTAATACCGACGAATTGCTGAAGTAGAGATATGCCAATACCCACCCAAACAATAGGTAGCAGTCCGCCACTTCTACTTAAGAGGTCAGAAAATTTAGGCTGGCGTTCTCGCATTACCGTTTGGCGGATTTCTTCAATTTTTACCAGGACGTTACCTCCAAGAATCTTAGAGAGAACGTTAGCTGCTTCTGGCTCTCGTCCTTAGGCAACAAGGTAACGAGGAGATTCAGGAATCATTAAAGCTGCCATTCCATACAATACAGCAGGAGGAACTTCTGTCCAAAACATCCATCGCCAAGCTGCAATACCAAACAAAAATGGTGACTGAGCCGAACCTGCGGACACAGCGATATAGATATTCACATCAATCTATCTTGTAGAGGTTTTCACTACTGAGTAAAAATTACTAGCTTTAAATTTTAGGCTTCTTGTTTACTTTTTCTCAGATGACGTTTACACAGATGCAAATCTAGTGAAAACTAAACATGGTGAGCATAGTAACCTGGAGCTAGAAGCGGTGATTATAGTTATTGATAATTACGACAGCTTTACTTACAATCTGGTGCAGTATTTAGGGGAACTGGCATCTGAGTTTCCCATAGCATCGGATATTCGAGTTTTTCGCAACGATAAGATAACTTTGTCCGAAATTCAGGCTTTAAATCCTGATGCGATCGTCATTTCTCCCGGGCCTGGTCGTCCAGAGGATGCAGGTATATCTCTAAAATTAATTGAACAACTCGGTACTAACCTGCCAATTTTAGGCGTATGTTTAGGACACCAGAGTATTGGTCAGGTGTTTGGTGGTAATATTGTTTCTGCTCCAGAGTTAATGCACGGCAAAACTTCTCAGGTAACTCATACTGGGGTCGGGGTTTTTCAAGGATTAGAAAATCCGATGATTGCCACCAGATATCACAGTCTGGTAATTGACCGCCA harbors:
- a CDS encoding MFS transporter, which translates into the protein MTGNAGIVALIAANLYVFCFGFSWGPVTWVLLGEMFNNKIRAAALSVAAAMQWVANFLVSTTFPPILQYFGLGAAYGMYTIAAAVSLFFVLFFIRETKGIELEDM
- a CDS encoding MFS transporter; protein product: MLGGNVLVKIEEIRQTVMRERQPKFSDLLSRSGGLLPIVWVGIGISLLQQFVGINVIFYYSSVLWRAVGFSEKDSLTITVITGGVNILTTLIAIAFVDKFGRKPLLILGSIGMTLTLGTMASMFSRASFRCCW
- a CDS encoding MFS transporter, with product MNIYIAVSAGSAQSPFLFGIAAWRWMFWTEVPPAVLYGMAALMIPESPRYLVA
- a CDS encoding anthranilate synthase component II; amino-acid sequence: MIIVIDNYDSFTYNLVQYLGELASEFPIASDIRVFRNDKITLSEIQALNPDAIVISPGPGRPEDAGISLKLIEQLGTNLPILGVCLGHQSIGQVFGGNIVSAPELMHGKTSQVTHTGVGVFQGLENPMIATRYHSLVIDRQTCPEVLEITAWVDDGTIMGVRHRNYPHIQGVQFHPESVLTSSGKQLLRNFLQQLQSYEIS